In Calothrix sp. PCC 7507, one DNA window encodes the following:
- a CDS encoding serine/threonine-protein kinase has protein sequence MSICINPVCPQPNQSDQDENRFCQSCGSQLELQGRYRVMRLLSENTGFSKVYEVYEKDTPKILKVLKEDLSEDAKAVELFQQEVAVLAQLKHPGIPQVDGYFQYQTRNGLVLHCIVMEKIDGLNLEQWLQQQEYKPISQVQAIAWLRQLVEILDLLHSQQYLHRDIKPSNIMVRSPLVQEDGENLVLIDFGTAGEITSGTTPIMSSGYSAVEQMSGEAVPQSDFYALGRTFVFLLTGRHPLDMCDIQQNVLHWRNHATHISPLLLDLIDWLMASEIDNRPANAQEILQHLAEITQQPTANTGELPPPINQTLLPQKKPRKKLPLLALLAALIVSLGLIILAAFAMRSLKFIPTINYGQSPARKGKVDYFSYIEGKDSKGKIAEFNIAVLSVEYKWLPGSNFQIKYNDKVISLDLLKLNLEQEGIQKIMEEPSEIISVGTASCEGKIAFEQRRALERSRQVKKLAKKLFNNTSSVKNYRLLNLGRFQRSDCQSNQDSTAYQRSIMIIGVRKKSAGVILDEALRDRLEKKPFADFKLEDYSLGSVEKFKTITSNL, from the coding sequence ATGAGTATTTGTATTAATCCCGTTTGTCCTCAACCCAACCAATCGGATCAGGATGAAAACCGCTTTTGTCAAAGTTGTGGTTCTCAGTTGGAATTGCAAGGGCGTTATCGGGTGATGCGCTTATTAAGTGAAAATACTGGTTTTAGTAAAGTCTATGAGGTATACGAAAAAGACACGCCAAAAATCCTCAAGGTACTCAAAGAGGATTTATCAGAGGATGCTAAAGCCGTAGAACTATTTCAGCAAGAGGTAGCCGTACTCGCACAACTAAAACATCCTGGCATTCCTCAAGTAGATGGCTACTTTCAATATCAAACCAGAAATGGTTTGGTATTGCACTGCATTGTTATGGAAAAAATCGACGGGCTTAACTTAGAACAATGGTTACAGCAACAAGAGTATAAACCAATCTCCCAAGTGCAAGCTATAGCCTGGTTAAGACAGTTAGTAGAAATTTTGGATTTATTGCATAGTCAGCAATACCTCCATCGTGATATTAAGCCATCTAATATTATGGTTAGATCCCCTCTAGTTCAAGAAGATGGGGAGAATTTGGTGTTAATTGACTTTGGCACTGCTGGTGAAATAACCAGTGGGACAACACCAATTATGTCATCTGGCTATAGTGCAGTAGAACAAATGAGTGGTGAAGCCGTGCCGCAATCAGATTTTTATGCTTTGGGACGCACCTTTGTATTTTTACTGACAGGACGGCATCCTTTGGATATGTGTGATATCCAACAAAATGTTTTGCATTGGCGGAATCATGCCACTCATATCTCACCTTTGCTATTAGATTTAATCGACTGGTTAATGGCATCAGAAATCGATAACCGTCCTGCCAATGCCCAGGAAATTTTACAACATCTAGCGGAAATTACACAACAGCCAACAGCGAATACTGGAGAGTTACCCCCACCAATTAATCAAACTTTATTGCCTCAAAAGAAGCCGCGAAAAAAACTGCCGTTACTGGCATTATTGGCAGCGCTAATTGTATCATTAGGATTAATTATATTAGCGGCTTTCGCTATGCGATCGCTAAAATTTATTCCCACTATAAATTATGGACAATCACCAGCAAGAAAAGGCAAGGTTGATTATTTTTCCTATATAGAAGGTAAGGATAGCAAAGGTAAAATTGCCGAATTTAACATCGCAGTTTTATCAGTAGAATATAAATGGCTTCCAGGCAGTAATTTTCAAATTAAATATAACGATAAAGTTATTAGTCTTGACTTATTAAAGTTGAATTTAGAACAAGAAGGCATACAGAAGATCATGGAAGAACCCAGTGAGATTATTTCTGTAGGTACTGCTTCTTGTGAAGGTAAAATAGCATTTGAACAACGCCGCGCTTTAGAACGCTCTAGACAAGTCAAAAAATTAGCAAAAAAGTTATTTAATAATACATCCAGTGTCAAAAATTATCGTTTATTAAATCTTGGGAGATTTCAGCGGAGTGATTGTCAATCAAACCAAGATTCCACAGCATATCAAAGAAGTATTATGATTATTGGCGTGAGAAAAAAATCAGCTGGTGTGATTCTCGATGAAGCCTTAAGAGATAGGTTAGAGAAAAAGCCTTTTGCTGATTTTAAATTAGAAGATTATTCTTTGGGTTCAGTAGAGAAATTTAAGACCATAACCAGTAATTTGTAG
- a CDS encoding AarF/ABC1/UbiB kinase family protein → MFLTQTVPRQREIIEVVLRNGWDYMRRLLTGGKADEPQLPTPAVLKNILVDLGPVYVKLGQLLSTRPDLLSAAYIEELSTLQDEVPQVPWAEIEVVIRKQLKRPLEETFTTINHVPVAAGSIAQTHRATLINGQEVALKVQRPGIDITIAQDIALIQGIADLVARTDFGQTYEIKAIAQEFTKALEAELDFTLEAGFTDQLRRNLSTSRWFDPQQIVVAQINWDLTTEKLMVMEWLDGVPILSAKLSHQNGSQDNVIERNAITTLLFRAFFQQLYIDGFFHADPHPGNLFYLHDGRVALLDCGMVGRLDPRTQQILTEMLLAIVDLDAGRCAQLTLQLADSNQPVILSRLENDYERMLRKYYNVNLTEINFSQIIYEILQVARNNKIRLPGNMGLYAKTLANLEGVARTFNPEVNLFDEIKPLITDLFRRQLLGDNPVRSLLRTALDIKSLSLQSPRQIELLLDRVTSETLQWNLSLHGLDGVRRTMDDAANRLSFSILVGSLIMGAAIISNNAQTTQLSFISSILFAAASLLGLWLIISILRSGRLK, encoded by the coding sequence ATGTTCCTCACCCAAACAGTTCCCCGTCAACGAGAAATTATCGAAGTAGTCCTCCGCAATGGCTGGGACTATATGCGAAGGCTGCTGACTGGTGGTAAAGCTGATGAACCGCAATTACCTACACCTGCAGTTTTAAAAAATATTTTGGTGGATTTGGGGCCAGTTTATGTGAAACTTGGTCAGCTACTCTCTACCCGTCCAGATTTACTCAGCGCCGCCTACATTGAGGAACTGTCAACTCTCCAAGATGAAGTACCACAAGTTCCCTGGGCAGAAATAGAAGTAGTCATCCGCAAACAGCTAAAAAGACCTCTAGAAGAAACCTTCACCACCATTAATCACGTTCCGGTAGCAGCGGGATCAATTGCTCAGACGCATCGCGCTACATTAATTAACGGTCAAGAGGTAGCGCTGAAGGTACAACGTCCGGGGATTGATATTACAATTGCTCAAGATATTGCTTTAATTCAAGGGATTGCTGATTTAGTGGCGCGGACTGATTTTGGGCAGACTTATGAAATTAAAGCGATCGCTCAAGAATTCACCAAAGCTCTAGAGGCTGAATTAGATTTTACCCTAGAAGCAGGTTTTACAGACCAGCTACGGCGCAACTTATCCACTAGTCGCTGGTTTGATCCGCAACAAATTGTCGTTGCTCAAATCAACTGGGATTTGACTACTGAAAAATTAATGGTGATGGAATGGCTAGACGGTGTGCCCATTTTGTCGGCAAAGTTGAGCCATCAAAACGGCAGTCAAGATAATGTTATAGAACGTAATGCCATTACCACTTTGCTATTTCGGGCATTTTTTCAACAACTATATATAGATGGGTTTTTTCACGCTGATCCTCATCCGGGGAATTTATTTTATCTTCATGATGGACGGGTTGCACTCTTAGACTGTGGCATGGTGGGAAGACTTGATCCCCGTACCCAGCAGATATTAACAGAAATGTTGTTGGCGATCGTTGATTTAGATGCGGGACGATGTGCCCAGTTAACGTTACAGCTTGCGGATTCTAATCAACCAGTAATTTTATCTCGGTTGGAAAATGATTATGAACGGATGCTACGGAAGTATTATAATGTCAACCTGACTGAGATTAATTTTAGTCAGATAATTTACGAAATTTTACAAGTCGCCCGCAACAATAAAATTCGCTTACCTGGCAACATGGGCTTATATGCCAAAACCTTGGCTAACTTAGAGGGGGTGGCGCGGACATTTAACCCAGAGGTGAATTTGTTCGATGAAATCAAGCCATTAATCACAGACTTGTTTCGTCGCCAGCTTTTAGGAGATAATCCTGTGCGATCGCTCTTAAGAACAGCACTAGATATCAAAAGTCTCTCACTCCAATCTCCCCGTCAAATTGAACTATTATTAGACCGAGTCACCTCAGAAACCCTACAGTGGAATTTATCACTACATGGTTTAGATGGCGTGCGGCGCACTATGGACGATGCCGCCAACCGCCTATCTTTCAGCATCTTGGTGGGTTCACTGATTATGGGTGCAGCAATTATTTCTAATAATGCACAAACTACTCAACTATCTTTTATCAGTAGTATTCTTTTTGCCGCCGCTAGTCTATTGGGGTTGTGGTTAATTATTAGTATTTTACGCTCTGGACGTTTGAAATAA
- a CDS encoding ATP-binding cassette domain-containing protein, translating to MSIIVAENLSKFYPVAIKEPGIKGTITHFFRRTYRSIKAVQDVSFEIASGEIVGFLGPNGAGKTTTLKMLTGLIHPSSGKVKVAGQIPFRRQEAFLQKITLVMGQKQQMIWDLPALDSLKINAAVYNISDKEFQRRVGELTEMLALEGKLTQPVRKLSLGERMKAELLAALLHRPQVLFLDEPTLGLDVNAQVGVRDFLRDYNQRYQATVLLTSHYMADITALCQRVLLIHQGKLMYDGSLDGLLERFAPYREIHVELAQCLPKEKLLSYGDVQLLEGRTVRFLVPQEALTRTVSQILADLEVIDLKVTEPPVEEVIGKVFQAGVV from the coding sequence ATGTCGATAATTGTGGCGGAGAACCTGAGCAAATTTTATCCGGTGGCTATAAAAGAACCGGGTATTAAAGGGACAATTACCCACTTTTTTCGCCGCACTTACCGTTCAATTAAAGCAGTTCAAGATGTCTCCTTTGAAATTGCTTCAGGTGAAATTGTAGGGTTTTTGGGGCCTAATGGTGCCGGCAAAACCACTACACTGAAAATGCTCACTGGACTGATTCATCCTTCTAGCGGTAAAGTTAAAGTAGCTGGACAAATACCGTTTCGTCGCCAAGAGGCATTTCTGCAAAAAATCACCTTGGTGATGGGGCAAAAACAGCAAATGATTTGGGACTTACCAGCCTTAGATTCTTTGAAAATTAACGCCGCTGTCTACAACATTTCTGATAAAGAATTTCAGCGACGAGTAGGAGAATTAACTGAAATGCTGGCATTAGAAGGTAAACTTACCCAACCAGTGCGAAAACTGTCTTTGGGTGAGCGGATGAAGGCAGAACTTTTAGCAGCACTTTTACACCGTCCCCAAGTTTTGTTTCTTGATGAACCGACTTTAGGATTAGATGTGAATGCTCAAGTGGGAGTACGCGATTTTCTGCGCGATTACAATCAGCGTTATCAGGCGACAGTGCTATTGACTAGCCATTACATGGCTGATATCACAGCTTTATGTCAAAGGGTGCTGTTGATTCACCAGGGAAAGCTGATGTACGATGGCAGCTTAGATGGACTGTTGGAACGCTTCGCACCTTACCGAGAAATTCATGTGGAGTTAGCCCAATGTTTGCCCAAAGAAAAACTTCTGTCCTACGGTGATGTGCAACTATTAGAAGGGCGGACAGTGCGTTTTTTAGTGCCGCAAGAAGCGCTGACACGCACAGTTTCTCAGATTTTGGCGGATTTAGAAGTAATTGATTTAAAAGTCACCGAGCCGCCTGTAGAAGAGGTGATTGGAAAGGTTTTTCAGGCAGGGGTTGTCTAG
- a CDS encoding ABC transporter ATP-binding protein — protein MKTKKQQKALRKSLSVFRYSGRAINLVWTTSRTLTIILATLTLIAGLLPAAIAYIGKLIVDAVVVSSTTGAARNISHALLYVGLEAIAVAFLAGSQRGLIISQSLLRALLGQRVNVLILEKALTLDLTQFEDSEFYDKLANARREASVRPLSLVTRTFGLVQNALSLITYGILLVNFSVWAVVVLILAAMPAFITETKFAGEAFRLFSWRAPETRQQHYLENLLAREDFVTEVKLYQLGEMLLGRYRLLFQRLYGEDRDLTLRRGWWGYLLSLVSTAAFYIAYAWIVVETAMGKISLGDMTMYLIVFRQGQSTFSAALTSIGGMYEDNLYLSNLYDFLEEKVPKSWGQATQGLDSQDGIRFEDVSFTYPGSSQPALRNISLHLKPGEKLAIVGENGSGKTTLIKLLTRLYTPDSGRILLDGLDLQEWDVDVLRRRIGVIFQNFVRYQFTVGENIGVGDVEHLEDRSRWLTAAEKGNAQPFIKQLPQSFETQLGRWFKGGQELSGGQWQKIALARAFMRTQADILVLDEPTSAMDAQAEFDIFNHLRTHTQNQMVFLISHRFSTVRMADNIAVIESGEVVEQGNHKELLASGGRYAKLFWLQAAGYQ, from the coding sequence ATGAAGACCAAAAAGCAACAAAAAGCCCTGCGTAAATCACTGTCAGTGTTCCGTTATAGTGGACGGGCGATTAACCTGGTGTGGACTACTAGCCGCACTTTGACAATTATTCTGGCTACTTTAACTTTAATCGCTGGTTTGTTACCGGCGGCGATCGCCTACATTGGTAAGTTGATTGTTGATGCTGTAGTTGTCTCTTCAACAACGGGAGCAGCAAGGAATATTTCTCATGCTTTATTGTATGTTGGCTTAGAAGCGATCGCTGTAGCTTTCTTAGCGGGGAGTCAGCGAGGACTGATTATCTCTCAGTCATTGTTGCGGGCGTTACTTGGTCAACGGGTGAATGTACTTATCTTAGAAAAAGCCCTCACACTCGACCTCACCCAGTTTGAAGACTCGGAATTTTATGACAAATTAGCCAATGCACGGCGAGAAGCCTCAGTGCGTCCCCTATCTTTAGTCACCCGCACCTTTGGTTTAGTGCAAAATGCTCTTTCTCTGATTACCTACGGCATTTTGCTAGTGAATTTTTCTGTATGGGCAGTGGTGGTGCTAATTTTAGCAGCAATGCCGGCATTTATCACTGAAACAAAATTTGCTGGCGAAGCCTTTCGTCTGTTTAGTTGGCGTGCGCCAGAAACTCGTCAACAGCACTACTTAGAAAATTTATTGGCGAGAGAAGATTTTGTCACAGAGGTCAAACTCTACCAACTGGGGGAGATGTTGCTAGGGCGTTATCGCCTACTTTTTCAACGACTGTATGGTGAAGACCGCGACTTGACGCTACGGCGTGGCTGGTGGGGATATCTCCTGAGTTTAGTCAGTACGGCTGCCTTTTATATCGCCTACGCCTGGATTGTCGTAGAAACAGCGATGGGTAAGATTTCTCTGGGGGATATGACCATGTATCTCATCGTGTTTCGCCAAGGACAATCTACCTTCTCCGCAGCCCTAACTTCTATTGGGGGAATGTACGAAGATAACTTGTATCTATCGAATCTTTATGATTTCCTAGAAGAGAAAGTACCAAAGTCTTGGGGTCAAGCCACTCAAGGTTTAGATTCTCAAGATGGTATCCGGTTTGAGGATGTATCCTTTACTTATCCGGGAAGTTCCCAGCCTGCATTGAGGAACATTTCCCTACATTTAAAACCCGGAGAAAAATTAGCAATTGTCGGTGAAAACGGTTCCGGTAAGACGACTTTAATCAAACTCCTGACTCGACTGTATACCCCAGATTCAGGACGCATTTTATTAGATGGCTTGGATTTACAAGAATGGGATGTAGATGTGTTGCGGCGGCGGATAGGTGTAATTTTTCAGAACTTTGTCCGCTACCAGTTCACCGTCGGAGAGAATATCGGCGTTGGTGATGTAGAACATCTAGAAGATAGAAGCCGTTGGTTAACTGCTGCCGAAAAAGGCAATGCTCAACCTTTCATTAAGCAATTACCCCAAAGTTTTGAAACTCAACTTGGGCGCTGGTTCAAAGGCGGACAAGAACTTTCTGGGGGACAGTGGCAAAAAATTGCTCTAGCCCGTGCTTTTATGCGGACTCAGGCAGATATTTTAGTGTTGGATGAGCCAACATCAGCAATGGATGCTCAAGCTGAGTTTGATATTTTCAATCATCTTCGCACTCATACTCAAAATCAAATGGTATTCTTGATTTCCCACCGCTTCTCTACAGTCCGCATGGCTGACAATATTGCAGTGATAGAAAGTGGCGAAGTTGTCGAACAAGGGAATCATAAAGAGTTACTAGCATCTGGGGGACGTTATGCCAAACTGTTTTGGTTACAAGCGGCGGGGTATCAGTAG
- a CDS encoding alpha/beta fold hydrolase, translating to MFLRQTLSKPDIQLSYLEWHQGQEPLLLLHGLGDHALVWSSLAAYLAVDYHIVAPDMRGHGESSKPEWDYSFESAIADLETLMDHLGWSSAHIVSHSWTGKLAAIWAKQSPERLRSVILVDPIFIWKMPSFLKVTFPLLYRVLPFLKSMGPFASYEQAEQQARQLSQYQGWTPLHQQVFQAGIEQKPDGSWGSKFTIAARDGIFADVMRVPGLTTPIEIPTLFIQPEKGVNRQEWQLKPYKTYLKNLSICQVPGNHWPFLTQPEAFNQTVKAFLKQHSQKK from the coding sequence ATGTTTTTACGTCAAACCCTATCAAAACCTGATATCCAACTGTCTTACTTGGAGTGGCATCAAGGTCAAGAACCCTTGCTGTTATTACACGGCTTAGGCGACCATGCCCTTGTCTGGTCTAGCCTGGCGGCATACTTGGCCGTTGATTACCACATCGTCGCCCCAGATATGCGCGGTCACGGTGAAAGCAGCAAGCCAGAATGGGATTATAGTTTTGAGAGTGCGATCGCTGATTTAGAAACACTCATGGATCATCTAGGATGGTCTAGCGCTCACATTGTCAGTCACTCTTGGACAGGTAAATTAGCCGCCATCTGGGCAAAACAAAGCCCCGAACGTCTCCGCAGTGTCATTCTAGTTGATCCCATCTTCATCTGGAAAATGCCCAGTTTCCTGAAAGTGACATTTCCGCTTTTGTATCGCGTCTTGCCTTTTCTCAAAAGCATGGGGCCTTTTGCCAGTTATGAACAAGCCGAACAACAAGCGCGTCAGTTAAGCCAATATCAAGGATGGACGCCCTTACATCAGCAAGTCTTCCAAGCCGGAATTGAGCAAAAACCTGATGGTAGTTGGGGTAGCAAATTTACAATAGCCGCCCGTGATGGAATTTTTGCCGACGTGATGCGGGTTCCCGGCTTGACAACCCCTATTGAAATTCCTACCCTCTTCATCCAGCCAGAAAAAGGTGTCAACCGCCAAGAATGGCAACTCAAACCCTACAAAACCTATCTCAAAAACTTAAGCATCTGCCAAGTCCCCGGCAATCATTGGCCATTTTTGACCCAACCAGAGGCATTTAACCAGACTGTCAAAGCCTTCCTAAAACAGCACAGTCAAAAAAAGTAA
- a CDS encoding ABC-2 family transporter protein has product MKQIIRKALTLLSVYYAYTLEYRAEMILWVLSGSIPIIFMGVWMQAAQGGNFGLTPVDFARYFLAVFLVRQFTAVWVIWDFEREIVEGKLSPRLLQPLDPVWHHVASHVADRFARIQFALILVVLFFILYPQAFWLPKLGNFFLFILAVSMAFILRFIIQYTFAMLAFWTERASALENLWMLFYLFLSGLIAPLEVFPESVREIVMLTPFPYLVDFPVSILVGLPVDLGRGFWSMLGWILLFLGVNRWLWRVGLKRYSGMGA; this is encoded by the coding sequence ATGAAGCAGATTATCAGAAAAGCCTTAACTTTGCTTTCGGTGTACTACGCCTATACGCTGGAATATAGAGCAGAAATGATTTTATGGGTTTTGTCTGGTTCTATACCTATTATCTTTATGGGTGTCTGGATGCAGGCGGCGCAAGGTGGAAACTTCGGTTTGACACCTGTAGATTTTGCCCGTTATTTTCTGGCAGTGTTTCTTGTTAGGCAATTTACCGCTGTTTGGGTAATTTGGGATTTTGAAAGAGAGATAGTAGAAGGTAAGCTTTCACCAAGATTATTACAACCACTTGATCCTGTATGGCATCATGTTGCATCCCATGTGGCTGACAGATTTGCTCGGATACAGTTTGCGCTGATATTAGTTGTACTATTTTTTATTCTTTATCCCCAAGCTTTTTGGTTGCCGAAATTAGGGAATTTTTTCTTGTTTATATTGGCAGTATCAATGGCTTTTATTTTGCGATTTATTATTCAGTATACTTTTGCTATGTTAGCCTTTTGGACAGAACGGGCTAGTGCTTTGGAAAATCTTTGGATGTTGTTTTATTTATTTTTATCTGGATTGATTGCACCTTTAGAGGTATTTCCCGAATCTGTGAGGGAAATAGTTATGTTGACACCCTTTCCCTATTTAGTTGATTTTCCTGTCAGCATTTTGGTGGGACTACCTGTAGATTTAGGGCGGGGATTTTGGTCAATGTTGGGGTGGATATTGCTGTTTTTAGGTGTAAATCGCTGGTTGTGGCGTGTAGGATTGAAGCGCTATTCTGGGATGGGAGCTTAA
- a CDS encoding mannose-1-phosphate guanylyltransferase yields MTSPLFPVILAGGKGERFWPLSRLDRPKQFLSLDGSSRSLLQATADRLLEIAGGWDSLFVITSNQIAEGVRQQLPKLPLQNLLIESEGRDTAAAVAWTSLEIKQRYGEDAIIGFFPADHWIADQNVFAHTLSAATQLAASTEAIVTLGIKPSFPSTGYGYIEQGEKVGSFNELPAYHVNRFTEKPNRETAEAFLSTGRFSWNSGMFVFRAGVVLKELYTHAPEIIEPLAQYGPDVYPQLPKKSIDYALMEKTTLAYVLPVSFGWDDLGDWNAIERLLKTAETPNVELATHVGLDTQGAIIYASNPEDVVVTIGLEDVVIVRDRNVTLVVKKDRTQEIKQILNILKSDPRFADLL; encoded by the coding sequence ATGACTAGTCCATTGTTCCCCGTAATTCTTGCTGGTGGTAAAGGTGAGCGTTTTTGGCCCTTGAGTCGATTAGATCGCCCCAAGCAATTTTTAAGTCTTGATGGTAGCTCTAGGAGCCTACTACAAGCAACTGCTGATCGATTGCTAGAAATAGCAGGTGGTTGGGATTCCTTATTTGTCATCACTTCTAATCAGATAGCTGAAGGAGTACGACAACAATTACCTAAACTGCCGTTACAAAATTTATTAATTGAGTCAGAGGGAAGGGACACTGCCGCAGCCGTTGCTTGGACTAGTTTGGAAATTAAACAGCGTTATGGCGAAGACGCGATTATTGGTTTTTTCCCCGCTGACCACTGGATAGCTGACCAAAATGTGTTTGCACACACTTTAAGTGCTGCTACCCAGCTGGCTGCAAGCACAGAAGCGATTGTCACTTTGGGGATCAAACCTAGTTTTCCATCGACTGGTTACGGCTATATCGAACAAGGTGAAAAAGTTGGTAGCTTTAATGAGTTGCCAGCTTATCACGTCAACCGCTTTACTGAAAAGCCCAACCGGGAAACAGCAGAAGCTTTTTTATCCACAGGGCGTTTTAGCTGGAATAGTGGCATGTTCGTTTTTCGGGCTGGGGTGGTTCTGAAGGAACTTTACACCCATGCTCCAGAAATTATCGAACCTCTAGCACAATATGGTCCGGATGTATATCCTCAATTACCTAAGAAGAGTATAGACTATGCACTTATGGAAAAGACAACTTTAGCATATGTCTTGCCAGTGTCATTCGGTTGGGATGATTTAGGCGATTGGAATGCGATCGAGCGGTTACTGAAAACTGCAGAGACTCCCAATGTGGAACTCGCTACCCATGTGGGACTGGATACGCAGGGGGCGATCATTTATGCCTCTAATCCAGAGGATGTAGTTGTTACCATAGGTTTAGAGGATGTGGTGATTGTGCGCGATCGCAATGTCACTCTCGTTGTCAAAAAAGACCGTACCCAGGAAATTAAGCAAATTCTTAATATCCTCAAGAGTGATCCCCGATTTGCTGACCTGCTGTAA
- a CDS encoding metallophosphoesterase — translation MNLISEPTIPEKIQKMQERVRWKHPSILQRGIDQTSMVISDRLDDNPEFSFMVIGDSGTKSHYGHHPQRQVAELMLPHKDECRFVLHTGDVIYVVGSREYYPANFIEPYREFLVGGENPKRISYDRMTFNLPFLPVLGNHDYYDVPLMYRLFTGSTLQLRRLFRYKDFEIGWHGSNQGDAYARAFLDYMAAIASPEELQHHLDSHYTAKTHTGRCLRYEPGQFTRLPNRYYTFRYGGIDFFALDSNTFNTPSPIPATQAGDTNRRELQKRRQEIEQEELQILATCDKLNANIPSEAEQLDDLSAKLDQINEVKIDIEKQLASHETSTIDFEQLDWLRSRLIESWHTSEVRGRIIYFHHPPYVTEATKWNQAQTLAVRHRLRWVLEQVAETLGFLVKERPIVDLILNGHAHCLEYLRTVNTGYADSNINCIISGGSGRRPRRQRPEGAELLENFSNIPRKVADSRLYVGRNGFNLHKRLPYSCVRIDVQDGIPPKFIVRPLIAERLEQQWHSYEMEPFMI, via the coding sequence ATGAACTTGATATCCGAACCAACAATTCCTGAAAAAATTCAAAAGATGCAAGAAAGGGTCAGATGGAAGCACCCAAGTATTTTACAGCGGGGAATTGATCAAACTAGTATGGTGATCAGCGATCGCCTTGATGATAATCCCGAATTTTCTTTCATGGTCATTGGTGATAGTGGTACAAAGTCCCATTATGGACACCATCCCCAACGACAAGTTGCAGAACTGATGCTTCCCCACAAAGATGAGTGTCGTTTTGTGTTGCACACTGGCGATGTCATTTATGTAGTTGGTTCTCGCGAATATTACCCAGCCAACTTTATCGAACCTTACCGCGAGTTTTTAGTAGGCGGCGAAAACCCTAAACGCATTTCCTACGATCGCATGACCTTTAATCTACCGTTTCTGCCAGTTTTAGGCAATCATGATTATTATGATGTGCCATTAATGTATCGTTTATTTACAGGCAGCACACTGCAACTACGCCGTCTTTTCCGCTACAAAGATTTTGAGATTGGCTGGCATGGTTCAAATCAAGGTGACGCTTATGCAAGAGCGTTTCTAGATTATATGGCAGCAATTGCATCTCCAGAAGAATTACAACATCATTTAGATAGCCACTACACCGCTAAAACTCACACAGGGCGTTGTCTGCGTTACGAACCGGGACAATTTACTCGTTTACCCAACCGCTATTACACATTCCGCTACGGTGGTATCGACTTTTTCGCCCTAGATTCTAATACCTTTAATACACCATCACCCATACCTGCAACCCAAGCAGGCGATACCAACCGCCGCGAACTGCAAAAACGTCGCCAAGAAATCGAACAAGAAGAATTGCAGATTTTAGCAACCTGCGACAAACTTAACGCCAATATCCCTAGCGAAGCTGAACAACTCGATGACCTCAGCGCTAAACTAGACCAAATCAACGAAGTCAAAATTGATATTGAAAAACAACTAGCATCCCACGAAACATCTACTATCGACTTTGAACAGTTGGACTGGTTACGCAGCCGACTTATCGAATCTTGGCATACCTCCGAAGTCAGGGGACGCATCATTTATTTCCACCATCCGCCTTATGTTACAGAAGCGACTAAGTGGAACCAAGCACAAACCTTAGCCGTGCGCCACCGTCTACGTTGGGTTTTGGAACAGGTAGCAGAAACTCTGGGTTTTCTAGTTAAAGAGCGGCCAATAGTCGATTTAATTTTAAATGGTCACGCCCACTGTCTAGAATATCTCCGCACAGTGAATACAGGATATGCCGACTCTAATATCAATTGCATTATCTCTGGTGGCAGTGGTCGTCGTCCCCGCCGTCAACGCCCAGAGGGGGCGGAATTGCTGGAGAATTTTAGTAACATTCCCCGGAAAGTAGCAGATTCAAGGCTTTATGTAGGTCGCAATGGCTTTAATTTACACAAGCGATTACCTTACTCATGTGTGCGGATTGATGTTCAAGACGGTATCCCACCCAAGTTTATCGTTAGACCATTGATTGCAGAGCGTCTAGAGCAACAGTGGCACAGTTACGAGATGGAGCCTTTTATGATTTAA